Proteins found in one Capra hircus breed San Clemente chromosome 20, ASM170441v1, whole genome shotgun sequence genomic segment:
- the SPDL1 gene encoding protein Spindly isoform X2: MEADVIADLRRKLKETEEERRKAAQYGLQLVESQNELQSQLDKCRNEMMTLTESYEQEKYTLQREVELKSRMLESLSSECETIKQQQKMHLEQLEETLTRSHGQEVNELKKKLETLKAELDEARLSEKQLKHKVDHQEKLLSSKSKEMQMSERVHESVSSETLTLQIELTEMENVKTTLQEEVNELQYRQEQLELLNSSLMRQVDRLKGEKKEREKEAVSYYDALEKARVANQDLQVQLDQALQQALDPNSKGNSLFAEVEDRRAAMERQLISMKVKYQSLKKQNAFNREQMQRMKVQIATLLQMKGSQAEFEQQERLLAMLEQKNGEIKHLLGEIRNLEKFKSLYESMEPKPSANSVALEDDTYYTDLLQIKLDNLNKESESIKGELSIQRMKALLESQRALDIERKLFLNERHLQLSRSENMKLRAKLDELKLKYEPEEKIEVPVLKKRREVLPVDITAPNGICATNDDGKEVYRLSPQKEEAQSYSNGLEDNNLQLEKTVSVNTSGVILSPYKNLPMDVQPRKEKKCVKLIGVPADSEALSERSGNTPNSPRLAAESRPQREVKQGKETASKLEKAACKKSHPIVYVSSKSTPETQCPQQ, encoded by the exons ATGGAGGCAGATGTAATAGCAGATCTTCGACGCAAACTCAAAGAGACTGAAGAAGAGCGACGGAAAGCTGCACAGTATGGTTTACAGCTAGTGGAGAGCCAGAATGAACTGCAGAGCCAACTGGATAAATGCCGTAATGAGATGATGACCCTGACTGAG AGCTACGAACAAGAAAAATACACTCTTCAGAGAGAAGTTGAGCTCAAGAGTCGAATGTTAGAAAGTCTGAGCTCCGAATGTGAAActattaaacaacaacagaaaatgcaTCTGGAGCAGTTAGAAGAAACACTGACCAGAAGCCACGGGCAGGAAGTGAATGAACTAAAGAAAAAG ttagaAACACTGAAAGCTGAATTAGATGAAGCTCGGCTAAGTGAAAAGCAGCTGAAGCACAAAGTGGACCATCAGGAGAAACTCCTTTCTAGTAAATCAAAGGAAATGCAAATGTCTGAACGGGTACATGAAAGTGTGTCTTCAGAGACGCTGACTCTTCAAATTGAGCTGACCGAAATGGAAAATGTGAAG ACCACCCTCCAAGAAGAAGTGAATGAGCTACAGTACAGGCAAGAACAACTCGAACTTCTTAATTCTAGTTTAATGCGCCAGGTAGACCggcttaaaggagaaaaaaaagagcgGGAGAAAGAAGCGGTTTCTTACTACGATGCCTTAGAG AAAGCTCGTGTAGCGAATCAGGACCTTCAAGTGCAGCTAGACCAGGCCCTCCAGCAGGCCTTGGACCCTAACAGTAAAGGCAACTCTTTGTTTGCAGAG GTGGAGGATCGAAGGGCAGCGATGGAACGTCAGCTTATCAGCATGAAGGTCAAGTATCAGTCACTGAAGAAGCAAAATGCGTTCAATAGAGAACAGATGCAAAGAATGAAG gtaCAGATCGCTACATTGCTGCAAATGAAAGGGTCTCAAGCTGAATTTGAACAGCAGGAACGGTTGCTTGCCATGTTGGAGCAGAAGAATGGTGAAATTAAACATCTCTTAGGTGAAATTAGGAATCTGGAGAAATTTAAG agttTATATGAAAGTATGGAACCTAAGCCTTCAGCCAACTCTGTTGCTCTGGAAGATGACACCTATTACACAGATTTACTTCAAATAAAGCTTGACAACTTAAA caaagaaagtgaaagcattaaaGGTGAATTGTCCATCCAGCGAATGAAAGCATTACTTGAGAGCCAGCGGGCTCTGGATATTGAGcggaaactttttttaaatgaaaggcaCCTCCAGCTTTCCCGAAGTGAAAATATGAAACTGAGAGCTAAATTAGATGAACTAAAACTGAAGTATGAACCTGAAG AGAAAATTGAAGTGCCTGTACTCAAAAAGAGACGTGAGGTCCTGCCTGTGGATATAACCGCCCCTAATGGTATATGTGCCACCAATGATGATGGGAAAGAAGTTTATAGATTATCACCACAGAAAGAGGAGGCACAATCCTATTCTAACGGTTTGGAAGATAACAACTTGCAGCTGGAAAAGACAGTTTCTGTAAACACATCAGGAGTCATTCTCTCTCCTTACAAAAATCTGCCCATGGATGTTCagccaagaaaggaaaagaagtgtgTGAAACTTATAGGAGTTCCAGCTGACTCAGAAGCCTTAAGTGAAAGAAGTGGAAACACCCCTAACTCTCCCAG GTTAGCTGCTGAATCAAGGCCTCAAAGAGAAGTTAAACAAGGGAAAGAAACCGCAAGCAAACTGGAAAAAGCAGCTTGTAAGAAATCACACCCTATTGTATACGTATCCTCCAAGTCAACTCCAGAGACCCAGTgccctcagcagtaa
- the SPDL1 gene encoding protein Spindly isoform X1, which translates to MEADVIADLRRKLKETEEERRKAAQYGLQLVESQNELQSQLDKCRNEMMTLTESYEQEKYTLQREVELKSRMLESLSSECETIKQQQKMHLEQLEETLTRSHGQEVNELKKKLETLKAELDEARLSEKQLKHKVDHQEKLLSSKSKEMQMSERVHESVSSETLTLQIELTEMENVKTTLQEEVNELQYRQEQLELLNSSLMRQVDRLKGEKKEREKEAVSYYDALEKARVANQDLQVQLDQALQQALDPNSKGNSLFAEVEDRRAAMERQLISMKVKYQSLKKQNAFNREQMQRMKVQIATLLQMKGSQAEFEQQERLLAMLEQKNGEIKHLLGEIRNLEKFKSLYESMEPKPSANSVALEDDTYYTDLLQIKLDNLNKESESIKGELSIQRMKALLESQRALDIERKLFLNERHLQLSRSENMKLRAKLDELKLKYEPEEKIEVPVLKKRREVLPVDITAPNGICATNDDGKEVYRLSPQKEEAQSYSNGLEDNNLQLEKTVSVNTSGVILSPYKNLPMDVQPRKEKKCVKLIGVPADSEALSERSGNTPNSPRSVSFLQGREQPSPSRLYRCMNCAICFLIYFLSIVCSIIPQFHLRTFQFSKTLRKT; encoded by the exons ATGGAGGCAGATGTAATAGCAGATCTTCGACGCAAACTCAAAGAGACTGAAGAAGAGCGACGGAAAGCTGCACAGTATGGTTTACAGCTAGTGGAGAGCCAGAATGAACTGCAGAGCCAACTGGATAAATGCCGTAATGAGATGATGACCCTGACTGAG AGCTACGAACAAGAAAAATACACTCTTCAGAGAGAAGTTGAGCTCAAGAGTCGAATGTTAGAAAGTCTGAGCTCCGAATGTGAAActattaaacaacaacagaaaatgcaTCTGGAGCAGTTAGAAGAAACACTGACCAGAAGCCACGGGCAGGAAGTGAATGAACTAAAGAAAAAG ttagaAACACTGAAAGCTGAATTAGATGAAGCTCGGCTAAGTGAAAAGCAGCTGAAGCACAAAGTGGACCATCAGGAGAAACTCCTTTCTAGTAAATCAAAGGAAATGCAAATGTCTGAACGGGTACATGAAAGTGTGTCTTCAGAGACGCTGACTCTTCAAATTGAGCTGACCGAAATGGAAAATGTGAAG ACCACCCTCCAAGAAGAAGTGAATGAGCTACAGTACAGGCAAGAACAACTCGAACTTCTTAATTCTAGTTTAATGCGCCAGGTAGACCggcttaaaggagaaaaaaaagagcgGGAGAAAGAAGCGGTTTCTTACTACGATGCCTTAGAG AAAGCTCGTGTAGCGAATCAGGACCTTCAAGTGCAGCTAGACCAGGCCCTCCAGCAGGCCTTGGACCCTAACAGTAAAGGCAACTCTTTGTTTGCAGAG GTGGAGGATCGAAGGGCAGCGATGGAACGTCAGCTTATCAGCATGAAGGTCAAGTATCAGTCACTGAAGAAGCAAAATGCGTTCAATAGAGAACAGATGCAAAGAATGAAG gtaCAGATCGCTACATTGCTGCAAATGAAAGGGTCTCAAGCTGAATTTGAACAGCAGGAACGGTTGCTTGCCATGTTGGAGCAGAAGAATGGTGAAATTAAACATCTCTTAGGTGAAATTAGGAATCTGGAGAAATTTAAG agttTATATGAAAGTATGGAACCTAAGCCTTCAGCCAACTCTGTTGCTCTGGAAGATGACACCTATTACACAGATTTACTTCAAATAAAGCTTGACAACTTAAA caaagaaagtgaaagcattaaaGGTGAATTGTCCATCCAGCGAATGAAAGCATTACTTGAGAGCCAGCGGGCTCTGGATATTGAGcggaaactttttttaaatgaaaggcaCCTCCAGCTTTCCCGAAGTGAAAATATGAAACTGAGAGCTAAATTAGATGAACTAAAACTGAAGTATGAACCTGAAG AGAAAATTGAAGTGCCTGTACTCAAAAAGAGACGTGAGGTCCTGCCTGTGGATATAACCGCCCCTAATGGTATATGTGCCACCAATGATGATGGGAAAGAAGTTTATAGATTATCACCACAGAAAGAGGAGGCACAATCCTATTCTAACGGTTTGGAAGATAACAACTTGCAGCTGGAAAAGACAGTTTCTGTAAACACATCAGGAGTCATTCTCTCTCCTTACAAAAATCTGCCCATGGATGTTCagccaagaaaggaaaagaagtgtgTGAAACTTATAGGAGTTCCAGCTGACTCAGAAGCCTTAAGTGAAAGAAGTGGAAACACCCCTAACTCTCCCAGGTCAGTgtctttccttcaaggcaggGAGCAGCCCTCTCCATCTCGCCTCTATCGCTGCATGAACTGTGCTATCTGTTTCTTAATCTATTTTCTTAGTATTGTATGCAGTATAATTCCCCAGTTTCATCTACGTACCTTCCAATTTTCTAAAACTTTAAGAAAGACTTAA